The Diabrotica undecimpunctata isolate CICGRU chromosome 11, icDiaUnde3, whole genome shotgun sequence genome contains the following window.
TAGTCATATTAAAgcattgtttaatttaaaatcagTCACACAAGAAACTTCTAGTGCTGTAAGGGAATTAGTAGATACAGTTAATCAACATttgcttattttaaaaaatttaaacttgtCTTATGAAAATCCATTATCTAGTGCTATGTTGATTCACATTATTTCAGACAAATTAGACAAAGTTACTTTAAAAGAATGGGAGCAAAAATACGACAAGGATACTTTACCAGAAGTCAgtgatttatttaaatttcttgatAATAAAGCAAATCAATTAGAAAAGCTTGAAGAGAGGGATATAAAGGCCAACTCTCAAGTTCAACAACGTTCTCAACAGAGAAAACCATTTAAAAAACATGTATCTTTAGTGTCAAATAATCTTTCTAATGCCAAGCAAATATGTCATTTATGTAAAAGTGATCATCTTATTTACTattgtcctcaatttttacaattAGGTGTTTCTCAAAGATGGACACGGATTAAAGGTATGAAATTATGCACAAATTGCCTATGCAAGGGACATTTTAGTAAAGATTGTAGACATGTGTCCTGTAAAGTTTGTAAAGGTAAACATAATACTCTATTGCATCATTATCAGGATCAAGGAACTGATTCAATTAATTACATTACAAGCTCAAATATGCGACCAGCTCAAGCTCAGTCATTATAAGTAACAAATAATGACACCAATTGTCATGAATCACATAACGCTACAGAGCTAGCTGTGTCTAATTTCTCAAAAACTAATAATACATATGTTTTACTGTCTACTGCCATCATTAATATATGGGATGATAATGGTCAAGTTCAACAGGTAAGAACTGTTCTTGACAGTGGTAGCCAGACTTCATTTCTGACAGAAAAATTATGCAAAAAACTTAACCTAAAGCAAATAGATGCAAATCTTTCAATTGTAGGGATCAATCGTGTCACTTCCACCCTACGTTATAAATGCAATGTTTCTATTGGATCTACTTATGATTCAGATATCTTCAATTTAACATGTTTTGTCCTACCTAAAATTACAGAAAATTTACCTATTTATAACATTGAAGGTTCTAAATTAAATATTCCTAAAAACATTTCTTTGGCAGATCCTTCTTTTCATAGATCACAATCAGTTGATATGCTTATTGGTTCCGATTTATTCTGGGATATACTTCGAAATGGAAAAATTTCTCTTGGAaaaaatctccctgtcttacaaAACACATAATATAGTTGCCGGGTTGTGGTCACAAAATGTTGATAAGGTCCAATGTTTTTTTGTACAGAGTGATCAAGTACAGAAGGATCTTGAAAAATTTTGGTCAATAGAACAAGTTTCAAATACAAAGTTAATTTCTCAAGAAGACAACATATGTGAAGAACATTTCAAGAATACATATTCTAAAGATTCAAGTGGTAAATTCATTGTCAAGATTCCATTAAAAGAAAGTAGAGAACAGTTAGGAGATTCAAAGAACTTAGCTGTGAGGAGATTTCTAAATCTTGAAAGACAATTTgaaaaagatattaaattaaaGAAACTTTATGTTTCATTTATGCAAGAATACCAGGCACTGAACCATATGCCAATTGACACATATTTTGATGACAACATCTGTTCATATTTTCTGGCTCATCACGGGGTGCTTCGTAATGAAAGCCTTAGCACACGTTTAAGGGTTGTTTTCAATGGTTCTGCTAATACAACAACTGGGAAATCTCTTAATTCTATTCAGTACGCAGGACCAGCTATTCAGACTGATGATATTTTTGCAATATTGTTAAGGTTTCGTTTTCATAAATATGTAGTTATTTCAGACATCGAAAAGATGTATCGGTGTATTGATGTCCATCCAGACGATAgacatttacaaaaaatattttggagAGAAGACGTAGATCATCCTATTTCAATTATGACCTTAAATACCGTGACATAAGGTACCACGAGGGCTCCATATCTCGCGATGAGATGTTTAAGACAAATTTCTTATGATTGTCAAGATAATTTTCCATTAGAATCCAAATTAATTCATGAGGATTTTTATGTCGATGATTTGATTACAGGTTTTGATGATTGTGACGTTGCGAAACAAACCTGCAGAAACATTTCTAATATACTGCAGTCAAGTGGTTTTAATTTACGAAAATGGGTCTCCAATGATCCTGCCATTATAGAACATTTGAAAAATAATGCCGATGAACttccaactgtagtagagacaccaCCCgtcgtggacaacgtctccaaaaatgaagccgagcccgaaatcggcaagaaaatgaaaaggctaaggcccaaagaagactctccggaagacgaagaagtaaagaaaaaggccagagaaatggcggaaagggaaaaggccaatgagcttttaaggtcggtcaatgtactgacggaacagatcaaatctctaaaagaagaaa
Protein-coding sequences here:
- the LOC140452843 gene encoding uncharacterized protein; its protein translation is MEKFLLEKISLSYKTHNIVAGLWSQNVDKVQCFFVQSDQVQKDLEKFWSIEQVSNTKLISQEDNICEEHFKNTYSKDSSGKFIVKIPLKESREQLGDSKNLAVRRFLNLERQFEKDIKLKKLYVSFMQEYQALNHMPIDTYFDDNICSYFLAHHGVLRNESLSTRLRVVFNGSANTTTGKSLNSIQYAGPAIQTDDIFAILLRFRFHKYVVISDIEKMYRCIDVHPDDRHLQKIFWREDVDHPISIMTLNTVT
- the LOC140452842 gene encoding uncharacterized protein, with translation MQKQVDLQQRSAKLGSLYDEFNDLQTDIEQECDDEHLENEYAERINFTNDHATYTASALCLVSKLNEMSSSETNNTTHSELFENKVEFVKLPPVTIPSFNGEFCKWIEFKETFELLVHQNSSLNDIQKFHYLRTSLGTKVQQIVKHLEFSKQNYILAWQALCKRFDNPHLLVNSHIKALFNLKSVTQETSSAVRELVDTVNQHLLILKNLNLSYENPLSSAMLIHIISDKLDKVTLKEWEQKYDKDTLPEVSDLFKFLDNKANQLEKLEERDIKANSQVQQRSQQRKPFKKHVSLVSNNLSNAKQICHLCKSDHLIYYCPQFLQLGVSQRWTRIKGMKLCTNCLCKGHFSKDCRHVSCKVCKGKHNTLLHHYQDQGTDSINYITSSNMRPAQAQSL